The Desulfobacterales bacterium genome window below encodes:
- a CDS encoding 3-isopropylmalate dehydratase small subunit has product MIKTVKGRAFVFGHNLDTDQIYPGRYLELTDAEDVGKHAMEGADPDFTRKFKAGDIIAAGSNFGCGSSREQAVLTLKTNQVGSILAESFARIFYRNAINLGLPVLICPGVSQKVTNGDTVTIDLAAGLVVNERTGQALQAEPLSAYVIKIIESGGIAPLIKKEYADK; this is encoded by the coding sequence GTGATCAAAACCGTTAAAGGCCGCGCATTCGTATTCGGTCATAACCTGGATACAGATCAAATTTATCCGGGCCGTTATCTGGAACTGACAGATGCCGAAGACGTCGGGAAACATGCCATGGAAGGTGCTGATCCGGATTTTACGCGAAAATTCAAGGCCGGTGATATCATTGCCGCCGGCAGCAACTTTGGCTGCGGGTCGAGCCGGGAACAGGCCGTCTTGACTCTCAAGACCAATCAGGTCGGTTCGATCCTGGCTGAATCTTTCGCCCGTATTTTTTATCGCAACGCAATCAATCTGGGGCTGCCCGTTCTCATTTGCCCGGGCGTCAGTCAAAAAGTGACAAATGGCGATACGGTTACAATCGATTTGGCTGCCGGTCTGGTTGTCAACGAGCGCACCGGCCAGGCCCTTCAGGCGGAGCCCCTCTCCGCGTATGTCATCAAAATCATTGAAAGCGGTGGGATTGCCCCCCTGATTAAAAAGGAGTATGCCGACAAATGA